In the genome of Mucilaginibacter sp. 14171R-50, the window CTGCCAACGGGCAGGATTTTATAGATCAGGTTGCCGAAAAAACCGGCATACAGATCGAGCTCATCAGTGGCGAACAGGAAGCCGCTTATATTTACAAAGGCATTGATGCCAGCGGCTGCTTAAATGATGATAACGCACTTATTATGGATATTGGCGGCGGCAGCGTAGAGTTCATCATCGCCAATACCAATGAAGTGCTATGGAAGCGAAGCTTTGAGATAGGCGCCGCCCGGCTGATGGATAAGTTCCACCAAACCGACCCGATACCCCTTGCTTCTATCAAAGAACTTACCCGCTACCTGGATGGCAAACTGATGGAGCTGTTCGCGGCAGCGTTAAAGTATAAACCCAAAATGCTTATCGGCTCATCGGGCGCGTTTGAAAGCTTCGCTGAGGTTATCGAACTGAAAAAAGGCAGGCAATTTAACCTGAACCAAACTAAGGTATATGAATTTGATACCGACGATCTTTTAGATCTGATTGAGCTTTTGATCAAATCAAGCCACTCCCTGCGCGCAAGCATGAAAGGTATCATCCCGGTAAGGGTTGATATGATCGTAGTAGCCAGTTTGCTTACCATTTACATGATGCAAAAGCTGGGGTTAACTGATGTTACTTTATCTACCTATTCGTTAAAAGAGGGTGTGCTGGCGCAGATGCTCGGTTAAAATAGCCGCTTGATTTTATACCACCACCTTTTGTAAAACGGCACTTTCTTAATGATAACCACCTCTCCCATCAGCATTGGCGTCATTTTTAATGAAACGCAGCCCGATCCTTTTTTAAAATCGTTAATGCCGGTCTCCACACTTTGAAAGCCTATAAAAGAGATTGATAAAGTCTGCGCATTTGAGGGCACATTCAGGCTAAATTCTCCGTTTTCGTTTGCTTGCGTGCCGATTATTGTTCCCTTTACCTTTATTATAGCCCCTGGCACTGGCTTGTTATCATCATCGGCAAGTATTTTACCCTTTATGGTGGTATATGTTATAGTATCGCCAATAAGTGTCGCTTTAGGGCTGTTAACCGATTGCGTTACGACCACCTTACCTACCGTGCGTTGTGCCTCTGCTTTGGTTGTGGCAAAAAAGCTTGTTATTGCCGCAGCTATTGCCAACCTTTTCCATGAAAATTTCGGCCTGTGCTGTACCGCAACCATATTGTTTAAACCAGATAACTGATAATTATCAAACCTGCCGCAAACATTATCGCGTTCGGCTAAATAGCTAACGATTTGGCTGTTGGTCATGGCGGTAAAATCGGTTACGGTTTTACTGCAATGCGCGCAGTGCCGTCCCTGTTCAACCGGTGTCATTTCGTTCCAGTTTTGGTGACAAGGCTCGGGGATAGTGATACTTTTTATAGGTTGCATAAGGTGTTTTTTATTACAGGATGCAACCCGCCCTGCAATTCCATAAAATAAAATCATTTTTTATGGAATTGTAACTTGCTTAATGTAAACCCGCAATTTTGCCTCATCATTTGTATATTGCCCCTGCTTATCCTCATTTCATGAAAAAACTTATCGGTACTTCCCTGTTGTTGCTTTCGGCTGCTTTGGTGCATGCACAAAAAAACCATAACGATACCATAACTACCAATTACCAGCCTTCGGTGTTGTTTTCGCCCCTGCCTTATACCGAAAAGGGTAACGAGTTTCACTCGGCCAATGGCGAACCGGGGCCAA includes:
- a CDS encoding exopolyphosphatase, which codes for MDNKRVAVMDLGTNTFHLLIAEGPADNFTTVFKTTEAVKLGEGGINNGTIRPEAFARGLAAMQHFQDKILDHNVTAVKAVGTSAVRSAANGQDFIDQVAEKTGIQIELISGEQEAAYIYKGIDASGCLNDDNALIMDIGGGSVEFIIANTNEVLWKRSFEIGAARLMDKFHQTDPIPLASIKELTRYLDGKLMELFAAALKYKPKMLIGSSGAFESFAEVIELKKGRQFNLNQTKVYEFDTDDLLDLIELLIKSSHSLRASMKGIIPVRVDMIVVASLLTIYMMQKLGLTDVTLSTYSLKEGVLAQMLG
- a CDS encoding carboxypeptidase-like regulatory domain-containing protein; protein product: MQPIKSITIPEPCHQNWNEMTPVEQGRHCAHCSKTVTDFTAMTNSQIVSYLAERDNVCGRFDNYQLSGLNNMVAVQHRPKFSWKRLAIAAAITSFFATTKAEAQRTVGKVVVTQSVNSPKATLIGDTITYTTIKGKILADDDNKPVPGAIIKVKGTIIGTQANENGEFSLNVPSNAQTLSISFIGFQSVETGINDFKKGSGCVSLKMTPMLMGEVVIIKKVPFYKRWWYKIKRLF